The stretch of DNA aatatgacaattaagtaaataataataatcacccaTGGTTACAGTAAAAGTTGTTGAACAATCTTTTAGTAACAGTTTAATCTCTCATTATTAAAAGTTGCTCATCGATCTATGTAAGATATTAACCACTCAAAGTTGCACTAAAACTTATACGACAATCTATATTAAGAGTTAATCTCTCTAAGTTATATTAAAAGTtatgtaataatttataaagCGCTGTAAATTATACTAAACATTGTACGACCTTCTATATTTAAAGCTTTAGTCACTCTAAGTTGTGCTAAAATATGAGCAATGTTTTATATCAAAAGTTTTTTAATAACTCTAAGTTGTACTAAAAGTTAGTACAATGATCtatattaaaactttaatcACTCTAAGTTATACTAAATTTTGtacaatgatatataaaaattttaattattttattgtactAAAAGTTgttatataaatgatttaatcGTTCTATTGTACTAAAAGTTGTAACAGTTTATATATAGTGTAAAAACTCTCATATATAAAGGGCCCCATAAGCACTCGATTAATGCTAAAAGTTGCTCTCAAATTCAAATTGATCACTAGTTTATTTTCTCAAATCATGATATTGATCATCGTATATTAATCATAGTAGGAAACAATGACTACTGTTGAAAAAAGTTGAACACTCATAAGATGGATAATCTACTCACTGTTAATCACTTGTTTGATCTATTTTCCTCCTTTCCTTTCTGACCAACAAGTTGAAGATTGACATGCTTATTTACTTATTTGCTTTCATGGATGGTAATAAGAAACATTCTCAGTTCTAGCAATTTGCTcttcctaattttttattatcatacataataactaaaacaaaaattactttaaacaataatataaaagtgTGACCTAAAGTTTAGACAAAACTTTCTAAAATGAGTTTAAATCACacatatacaattttttattttaattttggatagATTGCTTATACAAagttcaatataaaaaaaattatatgttttcaAATCATAATATTACATAATTAGACATCATATAATATCAACACTTCAAACAATATTCATAagtaaatattcataattaaattcataatagaTATCATTCTTACATGTATTTCAATGttagaattcaaattcaaattacataattaaaatatctatctTCAAGTCATTACAAAAGATGAACCTTTCAAagttaaaactaaaatgtaatatatataaaaagaaattttggtaCATATCAAGTTTCATATTAAAGGCAATAACAAAAATTCCTATATTTTCTAAGACACATTTggacatacatatatacatatatgaaaGGCCATAACATAAATCCCTAATTTTTCTGAATTCCCTGAATAAAATAACAGAGTATAGGTTAGAACATACCCTATGATgcatttataaaaagaaatgtttaatatatttttctcgatgcttttctttttgcaagaaaattagTTAATGCAAAAGCAACAAAACCAAACTTGGAAAGTTACAGGGCATACTTCTTTAACATAATGtaacctgaaaaaaaaaagaatgagtaAGATCAAGTTAGAAGTACAGAGCTCAGTAATATAATTCctcatttattttatgatttgttaCTCATGACACCACTCTCCTTCCCTCTCTCTgctctctttcaaaaaattcaTTTGCAATCCCAGAAACTCTGCCATTTTACAAATATTCTCATACTCTGGATGTGACTTATCCCCTGAGGAGAAACTATGCAAATATAAAGAATCAACATCAGAAACATCCACCCAACTAAATCCCACTTCCTTCTTTACTCCCCTCCCTCTCATCTTTTTTCGCACTTCAGCAACTTTCTCCCACTTCCCTTTCTCAGCATACATGTTTGCCATTAACACATATGGACCTGAACTTGCAGGATCCATCTCTACCAAAGTAGCAACAACTTTCTCGGCCATCTTCAGATTCCCATGTATTCTACAAGATCCAAGCAAACTTTGCAACACAGACAATCCAGGCCCTCCTGGAATCTGGTGCATCAACTTTTTTGCCTCGTCTAGTCGTCCAACACGGCCCAACATGTCCACCATAATAGAATAATGTTCAGAGGTGGGCTCAATTGAATGTTTCTTCACCATACACTCAAATACTCTATGGCCTACATCAACCATGCCCTTTCTACAGCAAGCGGCCAAAACAGAAAGAAAAGTGATGGAGTCAGGACTGATTCCTTCCCTCTCCATCTCTGTGTACAAACTCATCACAGCCTCAAAGTCTCCATGGCGAGCATAGGCAGATATTATTGCTGTCCAAGCATACTGGGTTCGTTCAAGCGTCTCATCAAACACTCTTTGAGACTCAATAATGTGTCCACGCTTGCCATACATGTCAAGTAGAGCCCCTGAAACAGTTGGGTCGGTGTTTAAACCAAGTTTGAGCAAGTAAGAATGACAACGTTGCCCATGTTTCAATGATATATCTTCAGCAGCAGCAATTGCATTTAACACACTACTAAATGTATACTGGCTGGGTGTTATCTCCTTTATAGCAGACAAAAATGTACAAAAAGCTTCTTTGTACAAGCCATTTTGAGCATACCCTGAAATCAATGCATTCCACGATACTGTTTCACGACAATTAAGCTCCTCAAAAATCTTCTTTGATTCTTGAATGCACTCAAATTTGGCATACATGGTAATAAGGCTATTGGAGACAGTTTGTTCTGACAAAAAGCAGCTTTTTATGCATAACCCATGAATCATTAGACCTTCTGTCACTAAATTCCTGACTGTTACAGAATGTATTAGTCCTATAAACGTAACATCATTTGGATATACTCCATCAATTCTCATTGCATTAAAGAGAGACATTGCATCTTCTTCATCAATAGAAATCATTGTCGTCCAAGACACTACATTCCGATTACTAATGCTCTCGAAAACAACTTTGGCATCATTAGGGACCTCACATTTAGAATAAGTTGACATCAAAACATTGCAAATTGACACATgtgttccatatccaactttcTGGGCCAAACCATGTATTTGCCTCCCGAGCTTTAAGTTTTTCATGTGACCACAAGCTGAAACCGCACCTGTAAGTGAAATATGGTCAATtaatatatggttacttaacaTGTTGACAAACAATAAAACTGCTTCCAACCCATAACATTCCCCTTCTTGAGCATACCCTGAAATCATTGCATTCCACGAAACCAAATCTCTTTTgggcatttcatcaaacactcTCCTAGCCTCATCTAACATTACCCCCCTTGAATACATTGTTACAAGCGCATTCCCAACAAAAACTTCACAACCAAATCCACACTTAACCACAAGAGAATGCAATTGCCACCCAAATAAAAACCCATAATCACCCCAACAAAATGAAAGAGCAGTAGTATATGTCACCTGATCAAAAACTATCCCACGAAAATGCATAGAACGTGCAAAATGCAAAGCATCCAAACTCTCCTCAAACCCAGAAAGCACAGTATTCCAAGACACTATGTCAGGATGACTCAAATTCTCAAATACAAGCAAAGCCTTCCAGAAATTCCCAGATTTGCAGTACATTTTCATGAGAGAATTAGACACGGAAACAAGTGAAACAAACCCACTACTCACCAGGAGTCCGTGGATTTGACATCCGAGTTTCACCTCTCCTTTACATGCCTTGAGGGACAAGCCAAGGGTGACCTCGTCAACATTTTGAAGAGAATGCAACCGAAAC from Vigna unguiculata cultivar IT97K-499-35 chromosome 8, ASM411807v1, whole genome shotgun sequence encodes:
- the LOC114194594 gene encoding pentatricopeptide repeat-containing protein At4g32430, mitochondrial, producing the protein MSNPRTPGAVSACGHMKNLKLGRQIHGLAQKVGYGTHVSICNVLMSTYSKCEVPNDAKVVFESISNRNVVSWTTMISIDEEDAMSLFNAMRIDGVYPNDVTFIGLIHSVTVRNLVTEGLMIHGLCIKSCFLSEQTVSNSLITMYAKFECIQESKKIFEELNCRETVSWNALISGYAQNGLYKEAFCTFLSAIKEITPSQYTFSSVLNAIAAAEDISLKHGQRCHSYLLKLGLNTDPTVSGALLDMYGKRGHIIESQRVFDETLERTQYAWTAIISAYARHGDFEAVMSLYTEMEREGISPDSITFLSVLAACCRKGMVDVGHRVFECMVKKHSIEPTSEHYSIMVDMLGRVGRLDEAKKLMHQIPGGPGLSVLQSLLGSCRIHGNLKMAEKVVATLVEMDPASSGPYVLMANMYAEKGKWEKVAEVRKKMRGRGVKKEVGFSWVDVSDVDSLYLHSFSSGDKSHPEYENICKMAEFLGLQMNFLKESREREGEWCHE